Within Rhodothermales bacterium, the genomic segment TGCAGCAAGACCTCTTCACCGACGGCGTGGCCGAGGCGACAGCGGCACGCAGAACGAGGCACGCGACGAGCTCTCGGACGATGTCGCCGGCGACGTACCGCGAAGCCCTCTTCTCCGGTGTCCCGCTCTACACGACGCGGCTCGTGCGCGAGCGGGTGTTCACCTTCCCCGAGCGAGAGCAGGTGAGCTCACCTGCCGCCGCCGCGGCCGTGCTCCAGGACTACTTTGCCGACCGCGACCGCGAGGAGTTCGTCGTCTGTCTCCTCGACACGGCCAGCACCCTCGTCGGGCTGCACGTTGCCTCCGTGGGCGGGCTGGCAGCGAGCATCGTCGAGCCTAGGCAGGTGTTCAAGGCGGCCGTCCTCGCCAACGCCGCCTCCCTCCTCCTCGCCCACAACCACCCCTCGGGCAACCCCGAGCCGAGTCGGGAGGACGTCGAGATCACGAAGCGGCTCGTCGAGACGGGGCGGCTCATGGGCATTCCGGTCCACGACCACCTGATCATCACGGGTGACAGCTACACCAGTCTCGCTGAGCGAGGGCTGATGGGGTAAGGAGCGCTGAGGGGGTAGGGAGCGGAGCCTTGCGGAGGCCTCGGCGTTTCGGCTAAGCTTGAAGAGCAAGCAATGTTCTCGCTTAGCAAGAAGAAGTCCGCCGGCGCTCTCACAGCGGTGTTCCATCTACGGCTGAGGGGGTTACTCCCATCGCTGTTACTAACACGAATGGGAGCGTGGGTGCTGATCGCACGTCGAGTGCTCAGGTCGTGAGCCTCGGATCTACGGGGAAGGGCTGCGGTGCTCCGATCTCCAACTCCCCGAAGCGCGGGTGTGTCGGGTTCAGCAGCGCGTTCCGCTCGTGTGGGACGACGGCGCTCGGCACGACGAGCGCGACCGAGCGCCGGGCGTCGAACCATTCCGCCCCGAGCGCCTGCGTCGAGGCGGGGTAAGGCCACGCCTGCCAGTCCGCCGGGAGGTCGCCCACATCGAGCGACTCGATGAGATCGCCGAGCGCGTCCGGGACCGTCACGGGGATCGCCACGTAGTCGAACCGGAGGAGGTCGGCCCGCTCGACGTGGACGAGGGTTTCGAGGAGGGCGAGCGCGGCGCTCTCAGCGGCGTAGACCACCGGTGTCCCCTTCGGGTGCCATCGGCCAGCGTGGAGGGTGGAGCCGTAGCCGGAGAAAGGGCCGCGCGCCTCCCCCCTTCCAAGACGGCCGTACTTCGCCTTCGTGAGTCTCCAGAACGTTCTCGCCACGGCTCGTCAGGCAGCAGCGGAGAACTCGACGGCGAAGAGCATGTCCTCGACCTCCCGCACGCCCGGTGCGGTGTCGGCGCGCTCCAGGGGCGTCTCGCCGTCCAGGAGCCGCTTCGGCGTCGTGAGCCACTCGGCCGCCGCCTCAGCGTCCTCGAAGACGGCGAAGGCGAGTTCGGCCAGGCGCGCCGTGCGGAGGAGCCGGTCGGACTCGTCCGGCGAGAGGCGACCGGCCTGGCGGCGACGGGCGAGCGTGCGCGGGGCGATGCCGAGCGTGCCGGCGAGGACCGAGACGGAGCAGCCCAGGAACGCCTGGAGCTGGTCGAAGGCCTCGGCCGAGAGGCCGTCTCGGATGACCGAGACCGGGGCCTCGTCTAGGTCGAGGAGGCGTCTGCCGTCGAGACGGTCGAGCAGGACGTCGCGGAGGTCCGGGAGCGTCAAGGCTTCCATCGGAATGCTGTTGGGTTCGGTGATGGTACGGCCATTTGCACAACGGGTTTCGGCAAGTGGCACAACGATCTAAAGCGCGAAGTTGCCCGCGGGTCGCTCGGGCAGAATCCGGCAGGACGGCGGCACAGATGGCGGGATCGCGTCAGGCACCCGTTGGACGCGAAGCGCAAGGTCCAGTATCGTGCTTCCGGTTCTGGATAAGTGGATTCAGCAAGCAATGACGCCGCTAAGCGAAAAGGTCGAAGAGGGGTTTGGGCTAAGCGAGATCGCACCCGCCAGCGCGCCGACTGAGGCGGCCTCTGAAGGGGCTACCCGTGGCGGCCGGCGGGGCGGACGACCGAAGAAGCCCCCGTCGGAGCGTCGGCGGCACAAGTACCTCGTCAGCGCGAACGACGCCGAGCGTAAGGCCATCGAGTCCGCGGCAGAGGCGACGGGTCTCGCGCCGTCGGCGTACCTCCGCGAAGTCGGGGTCGGTGGGGGCTCCGGGGGCCGCATTGAGCGGCGCGCCGGCGAGGTGGTCTACCACCGCCTCAGCCGGATCGGCGTCCGCCTCCAGGCGCTCGCCCGGCGCGTGTCAGAGCAGGAGCAGGCGGAGGAGCTGGAAGCGCTCGTCCGCGAGGTCGTCGAACTGAGGTCGAAGCTGTAGACGCGGAGGCGAGGCGATGGTCGGAAAGGTCTCGACGGGGAGCAGCTTCAGCGGGCTGGCGCAGTACCTCACGAAGGACGAGGGGCGGGTCGCGTGGACCGAGCCGCGCTGGATGATCGGGACGGACCCGCAGGAGGTCGCCCGCGAGATGGAGGCGGCCACGCTCGTGGCGGACTCCCGCCTGGAGAAGCCGGTCTACCACGTCTCGATCTCGTTCAGCGAGACCGACCACCCGACGCGCGAGCAGATGCAGCAAGCGGCCGACCGCGTGCTCGGCGCGCTCGGCCTCTCGGAGCACCAGGCGCTCCTCGTCGCGCACGAGGACAAGGGCCACCCCCACCTCCACGTCATGGCCAACCGCGTCCACCCCGAGACGGGAAAGGCGGCGACGGTCTCGTTCGACTACCGCCGGGTCGAGTCGGTGCTCCGGGAGCTAGAGAAGGAGTGGGGCCTGACGCGGGTGCCGGGCCACCACGCCCGCGACGCCGGCGACCCGGCCCCCGACCGCACGCGGGGCCTCTCGACCGGCGAGGTCCGCCGCGCCCGCCGCACGGGCGAACTCCCCTTTTCCGAGCAGGTCCGCGAGAAGACGGGCGACGACCTGGTCCGTGCGCTCGACGGATCGAAGAACTGGAGCGAGCTGCGCGGGGCGCTCGCCCGCCACGGCTACGAAATCAAACCCACCCAAAGAGGCATGGCGATCACAGACGGCGAACGGTACACGAAGGCTTCGGCCGTGGACGAGCGGCTCAGCCGCCCCCGGCTGGAAGAGCGGTTTGGGGAGAAGCTGGAGGCCTCGAAGGGCGCTCCCCCCTCCCCTCCCCCCGAGCACTCCGGCCCGGACGTGCCGCGCGCGGCGCAGCTGGAAGCGCCGAAGCCGGAAGCGCCGAAGGTGGCCGCCGCGCCCGAGCCCTCCCGTGGGGTCTACGGCCAGGTCTTCGGACCCCCAGCGCTGTCGCCGACGCGCCAGGAGCGGAACGGCGTCGAACGTGCTCAGACGCCCACTCTGGAGGGCGAACGATCCGGTGCTCGGTCGTCGGAGGTCGCCCGCGCAGCCGTAGCCGCCGTGCGGATAATGGACGGGAACGGCGACGAGCGAGAGGTGCCGTTCAAAGCCACTGAGGTGGCCCTGCGGGCGGGGGTCGCCTTTGCGGGCTCGGGCGAGCGCAAGGAGCCAGGGGAGCGCCAGGAGCAGAAGCCGGAGCCCGGTGAACGTGTCCCGCCCCGCACCGACGCCGTCCCTCAGAGTGATCCGGCGCGGCGGCTCGTCGAGGACGTTCGGGCCTACGAGCGCGTGACGGACGTGGAGAGCCGGCTCGGGGCCGCCGTCCAGGCCCGGAGCGAGCTCGACGGCCAGCTCCGCACGGCGGGCCGACAGGTGCACGAAGCGGGACGGCTCTCCGACACGTTCGACCGCGCGCTGGCCGAGGCGTACCGCGA encodes:
- a CDS encoding JAB domain-containing protein; amino-acid sequence: MQQDLFTDGVAEATAARRTRHATSSRTMSPATYREALFSGVPLYTTRLVRERVFTFPEREQVSSPAAAAAVLQDYFADRDREEFVVCLLDTASTLVGLHVASVGGLAASIVEPRQVFKAAVLANAASLLLAHNHPSGNPEPSREDVEITKRLVETGRLMGIPVHDHLIITGDSYTSLAERGLMG
- a CDS encoding RES domain-containing protein; its protein translation is MARTFWRLTKAKYGRLGRGEARGPFSGYGSTLHAGRWHPKGTPVVYAAESAALALLETLVHVERADLLRFDYVAIPVTVPDALGDLIESLDVGDLPADWQAWPYPASTQALGAEWFDARRSVALVVPSAVVPHERNALLNPTHPRFGELEIGAPQPFPVDPRLTT
- a CDS encoding antitoxin Xre-like helix-turn-helix domain-containing protein; its protein translation is MEALTLPDLRDVLLDRLDGRRLLDLDEAPVSVIRDGLSAEAFDQLQAFLGCSVSVLAGTLGIAPRTLARRRQAGRLSPDESDRLLRTARLAELAFAVFEDAEAAAEWLTTPKRLLDGETPLERADTAPGVREVEDMLFAVEFSAAA
- a CDS encoding relaxase/mobilization nuclease domain-containing protein yields the protein MVGKVSTGSSFSGLAQYLTKDEGRVAWTEPRWMIGTDPQEVAREMEAATLVADSRLEKPVYHVSISFSETDHPTREQMQQAADRVLGALGLSEHQALLVAHEDKGHPHLHVMANRVHPETGKAATVSFDYRRVESVLRELEKEWGLTRVPGHHARDAGDPAPDRTRGLSTGEVRRARRTGELPFSEQVREKTGDDLVRALDGSKNWSELRGALARHGYEIKPTQRGMAITDGERYTKASAVDERLSRPRLEERFGEKLEASKGAPPSPPPEHSGPDVPRAAQLEAPKPEAPKVAAAPEPSRGVYGQVFGPPALSPTRQERNGVERAQTPTLEGERSGARSSEVARAAVAAVRIMDGNGDEREVPFKATEVALRAGVAFAGSGERKEPGERQEQKPEPGERVPPRTDAVPQSDPARRLVEDVRAYERVTDVESRLGAAVQARSELDGQLRTAGRQVHEAGRLSDTFDRALAEAYRDPVAARSAFEALAARETPETSASIMRREPERFGPVVTEERTKWLGLAREVDSSKGYEAARGAANVGEQYLHTRSAAGLPFERLRGALEAKGAEVRSLRHELAGLTQAHGRPADILQRIGVHARAIAPAQAESLARALTPNQIAVVGKAMDLAKRGIER